A stretch of Carnobacterium iners DNA encodes these proteins:
- the aspS gene encoding aspartate--tRNA ligase codes for MARRTEYCGRVSKDLLGQTVILKGWVQKRRDLGDLIFIDLRDREGIIQVVFNPVFSKKALAIAESVRNEYVLEIKGKVVARDENVINKNIATGELEVEVEEITVLNESKTTPFYIEDGVSVSDDKRLEYRYLDLRRPEMTKNFMLRHKMTQSVRNYLDNKEFIDIETPYLTKSTPEGARDYLVPSRVHPGHFYALPQSPQLFKQLLMGAGFDRYYQIVRCFRDEDLRGDRQPEFTQIDIETSFLEADEIQSFTEEMLVKVMKDTKGIDIPRPFPQMSYEEAVNRFGSDKPDVRFGLELIQISDLVKDSEFKVFSGAVSNGGEVKAINVKGLADKFSRKDIDALGEFVSIYGAKGLAWLKVEKDELKGPIAKFFKENPEDLIRRLEAEPGDLLLFVADKKSVVSDALGALRSKLAKELDLIDKSVFAFLWIVDWPLLEYDEEAKRFSAAHHPFTMPRQEDIALLETAPEKVHAQAYDIVLNGYELGGGSLRIHSREIQEKMFSALGFTKKEAQAQFGFLLEALEYGFPPHGGIALGLDRFAMLLAGEENIREVIAFPKNGRAVDPLTKAPNLVSEAQLKDISIRTLKIEE; via the coding sequence ATGGCAAGACGCACAGAATATTGCGGAAGAGTTTCAAAAGATTTATTAGGCCAAACAGTAATTTTAAAAGGTTGGGTTCAAAAGAGACGCGATTTGGGTGATTTAATCTTTATCGATCTACGAGATAGAGAAGGTATTATTCAAGTTGTTTTTAATCCTGTTTTTTCAAAAAAAGCATTAGCTATTGCAGAATCTGTTCGTAATGAATACGTTCTTGAAATAAAAGGAAAAGTAGTCGCACGTGATGAGAATGTTATCAATAAAAATATTGCTACTGGAGAATTAGAAGTTGAAGTAGAAGAAATAACTGTTTTAAATGAATCAAAAACAACACCATTTTATATTGAAGATGGTGTATCTGTTTCAGATGATAAAAGGCTAGAATATCGCTATTTAGACTTAAGACGTCCAGAAATGACTAAAAATTTCATGCTACGACACAAAATGACTCAATCTGTTCGTAACTATTTAGATAACAAAGAATTTATTGATATCGAAACACCTTATTTGACAAAATCAACTCCTGAAGGTGCTCGTGATTATTTAGTTCCTTCCCGTGTGCATCCGGGTCATTTTTACGCCTTGCCTCAATCTCCACAATTATTTAAACAATTATTAATGGGAGCAGGCTTCGATCGTTATTATCAAATCGTTCGTTGTTTTAGAGACGAAGATCTGCGTGGGGATCGTCAACCAGAATTTACTCAAATCGATATCGAAACAAGCTTTTTAGAAGCGGATGAAATTCAAAGTTTTACAGAAGAAATGTTAGTTAAAGTGATGAAGGATACAAAAGGCATTGATATACCCAGACCTTTTCCACAAATGAGCTATGAAGAGGCGGTAAATCGTTTTGGTAGCGATAAACCTGATGTTCGTTTTGGTTTAGAACTTATTCAAATCAGTGATTTAGTTAAAGATTCTGAATTCAAAGTCTTTAGTGGAGCTGTATCTAACGGTGGAGAAGTTAAAGCTATTAATGTTAAAGGATTAGCAGATAAATTTTCCCGAAAAGATATCGATGCTCTGGGAGAGTTTGTTTCCATCTATGGCGCAAAAGGTTTAGCCTGGTTAAAAGTAGAAAAAGATGAATTAAAAGGGCCTATCGCTAAATTCTTTAAAGAGAATCCAGAAGACTTAATCCGTCGTTTAGAAGCGGAACCTGGTGATTTATTATTATTTGTTGCGGATAAAAAATCAGTTGTGTCAGATGCATTAGGAGCACTTCGCTCTAAGTTAGCAAAAGAATTAGACTTAATTGATAAATCTGTATTTGCTTTCCTATGGATTGTTGATTGGCCGTTATTAGAATACGATGAAGAAGCTAAACGTTTTAGTGCTGCTCATCATCCTTTCACCATGCCTAGACAAGAAGATATTGCATTATTAGAAACAGCACCAGAAAAAGTCCATGCACAAGCTTATGATATTGTTTTAAATGGCTACGAACTAGGTGGTGGATCATTGCGAATTCATTCTCGTGAAATTCAAGAAAAAATGTTTTCAGCATTAGGTTTTACAAAAAAAGAAGCACAAGCGCAATTTGGTTTCTTATTAGAGGCATTGGAGTATGGTTTCCCACCTCATGGAGGGATTGCTTTAGGATTAGATCGTTTCGCAATGTTATTAGCAGGAGAAGAAAATATTCGCGAAGTTATTGCCTTTCCTAAAAATGGTCGAGCAGTCGATCCATTGACAAAAGCTCCGAATCTAGTAAGTGAGGCACAATTAAAAGATATTTCGATTAGAACATTAAAAATAGAAGAGTAA
- a CDS encoding RDD family protein: MANKNESTEKGTTRELDLSELKLFLAKEEADVQNERPLIQPDKDDEKDEKIQNLEELRNERRLYWKEQNKRKQLEKTPFNYYPTFFYGGFWLRFFAYLIDLLVISSLNRLIVRSYFVLTQAPMSTNYLSLYSISKLAVFLLYFIFITKLTNGQTIGKMIFGLRVVCFKEEKLSWMTVIIREGFGRYVLKTISFLYLSVLFTKRKQHVVDLFTDTSVVLENTLYVKDWYKSENFIHV, translated from the coding sequence ATGGCTAATAAAAATGAGTCAACTGAAAAAGGTACAACAAGAGAATTAGATTTAAGTGAATTAAAACTCTTCCTAGCAAAAGAAGAAGCCGATGTACAAAATGAAAGGCCTTTAATTCAACCAGATAAAGATGATGAAAAAGACGAAAAAATTCAGAATCTTGAAGAATTGAGAAACGAACGTAGACTTTATTGGAAGGAACAAAATAAGCGAAAACAGTTGGAAAAAACACCATTTAATTATTACCCTACTTTTTTTTATGGTGGCTTTTGGCTTCGTTTTTTTGCCTATCTTATTGATTTATTAGTTATTAGTAGCTTGAACCGTTTAATTGTCCGTTCTTACTTTGTGTTAACTCAAGCACCAATGAGCACTAATTATTTATCTTTATATTCAATTAGTAAATTAGCTGTATTTCTTCTCTATTTTATTTTTATAACGAAATTAACTAACGGACAAACAATTGGGAAAATGATTTTTGGTTTAAGAGTTGTTTGTTTTAAAGAAGAAAAATTAAGCTGGATGACGGTTATTATTCGTGAAGGTTTTGGTCGTTATGTTTTGAAGACAATCAGTTTTTTATATTTATCCGTTCTCTTTACAAAAAGAAAGCAACACGTTGTCGATTTATTTACTGATACATCAGTTGTATTAGAGAACACGTTATATGTAAAAGACTGGTATAAATCTGAAAATTTCATTCACGTATAG
- the sppA gene encoding signal peptide peptidase SppA, whose protein sequence is MTTKRWTAISIAIGLFILSIIISDLTLKANPTGESDNAMMETANLFLGQQALSETIVSKGNQKERIVLLEVNGAIVANQTASLLDTSGYNHTFFIEQLEAIKVDDSIKGILLSINSPGGGTYESAQIKDKIDEIQKTTKIPLYVSMGNVAASGGYYIAASADKIFASNETLTGSIGVIMSNLNVSELYKKIGIEDTTIKSGPFKDIGSTSKQMSKEEEQILQSLVDDSYNRFVTVVAEGRNKKTDEVKSLADGRIYDGAQAKGIGLVDQIGYQENALEALKKENKIEDAEVFQYSSDSLSFKSLLTSKVSELTTQKSMSEEMITELTKQLNDIQTPRMMYLYGGK, encoded by the coding sequence ATGACAACTAAAAGATGGACGGCTATTTCTATAGCAATTGGACTTTTTATACTTTCAATCATTATAAGTGATTTAACGTTGAAAGCTAATCCGACTGGGGAATCAGATAATGCAATGATGGAAACAGCCAATCTATTTTTAGGACAACAAGCATTAAGTGAAACGATTGTTTCTAAAGGAAATCAAAAAGAACGAATTGTACTACTTGAAGTTAACGGAGCAATTGTAGCCAATCAAACAGCTAGTTTATTAGATACATCCGGTTACAATCATACTTTTTTCATAGAACAGTTAGAAGCAATAAAAGTAGATGACTCAATAAAAGGAATTTTGCTATCTATTAATTCTCCAGGTGGCGGCACTTATGAAAGTGCTCAAATAAAAGATAAAATAGATGAAATTCAAAAAACAACAAAGATTCCACTTTATGTTTCAATGGGCAATGTTGCAGCTAGTGGCGGTTATTACATAGCAGCCTCTGCAGATAAGATTTTCGCATCAAATGAAACGTTAACGGGATCAATAGGTGTGATTATGAGTAACCTTAATGTAAGTGAGTTATATAAGAAAATTGGCATTGAGGATACAACTATAAAGAGTGGTCCATTCAAAGATATTGGTTCTACAAGTAAACAAATGTCAAAAGAAGAAGAACAAATTTTACAAAGTTTAGTTGATGATTCATACAATCGTTTTGTAACAGTTGTAGCGGAAGGTAGAAACAAAAAGACTGATGAAGTAAAATCACTTGCAGATGGAAGAATTTATGATGGTGCCCAAGCAAAGGGAATTGGTTTAGTTGACCAAATTGGTTACCAAGAAAATGCTTTAGAGGCATTAAAAAAAGAAAATAAAATTGAAGATGCAGAAGTTTTTCAGTACTCGTCTGATTCATTGTCATTTAAATCACTTTTAACTTCTAAAGTAAGTGAGTTGACTACTCAAAAATCCATGTCAGAAGAAATGATTACGGAATTGACAAAACAGCTTAACGATATTCAAACTCCTAGAATGATGTACCTTTATGGAGGTAAATAA
- a CDS encoding N-acetylmuramoyl-L-alanine amidase, which produces MKKIDKLKRPKNLFFFLAVLLFISMTTFSTFVLANQNTIRVDASVVNIRTGPGLSYDIMTQVVGGEKINILSEENEWYKIRLSNDQIGWVASWLIGNTEFSVASNKLGVISIETANIRSEGNLEAPILGEAVKGTELTVLFQQNNWTQVQFNGQVAWVSSDLIEITAEKKSIIPIATSTKNTEDSSIETITARFEDTNIRKGPSTNETILFKASKGDNFTYLSTDGEWYKIKNSDGQTGYIANWVVDLSENQTAAPPANISSLAEATIVIDAGHGGEDPGAPAPNYNEKEATLETASALSGKLKQAGANVILTRSSDEFVSLDQRTVISNQSSADVFISLHYDSTEIPNEVSGTTTYYYHEKDKGLAETINKQLGINNPLPNNGTRFGNFYVLRENTQPALLLELGYLNNTVDQATVYTNSYRAFVVESIYQALNNYFSS; this is translated from the coding sequence ATGAAAAAAATTGATAAATTAAAACGACCAAAAAACTTATTTTTTTTTCTAGCCGTTCTTTTATTTATTAGTATGACAACTTTTTCCACATTTGTCCTTGCTAACCAAAATACGATTAGAGTTGATGCAAGTGTTGTAAATATCCGTACTGGTCCTGGTTTATCTTATGATATTATGACACAAGTTGTTGGCGGAGAAAAAATAAATATTCTATCCGAAGAAAATGAGTGGTACAAAATCCGCTTAAGTAACGACCAAATTGGCTGGGTTGCCAGTTGGTTGATAGGAAATACAGAGTTCAGTGTTGCGTCAAATAAATTAGGTGTTATTTCTATTGAAACAGCTAATATTAGAAGTGAAGGAAATCTAGAGGCCCCTATTTTAGGGGAGGCTGTTAAAGGTACCGAGTTAACAGTTCTTTTCCAGCAAAATAATTGGACTCAAGTACAATTTAATGGACAAGTTGCCTGGGTTAGTTCTGATTTAATTGAAATAACAGCCGAAAAAAAATCAATTATTCCGATAGCTACTTCGACCAAAAATACTGAAGATAGTTCTATTGAAACCATTACTGCACGATTCGAAGACACAAATATTCGAAAGGGCCCTTCTACTAATGAAACCATCCTTTTTAAGGCTTCTAAAGGCGATAATTTCACCTATTTAAGTACGGATGGTGAATGGTATAAAATTAAAAATAGTGATGGTCAAACCGGTTATATCGCTAACTGGGTAGTAGATTTATCAGAAAATCAAACGGCTGCACCTCCAGCTAATATTTCCTCCTTAGCTGAAGCTACAATTGTCATTGATGCTGGACATGGTGGCGAAGATCCTGGCGCTCCTGCACCAAATTATAACGAGAAAGAAGCTACTTTAGAAACAGCGAGTGCCCTTTCTGGTAAACTGAAACAAGCTGGTGCTAATGTTATCTTAACTAGAAGCTCAGACGAATTCGTTAGTTTAGACCAACGTACCGTTATAAGCAATCAATCTTCTGCAGATGTATTTATTAGTCTACATTATGACTCAACAGAAATCCCTAACGAAGTTAGCGGGACAACAACTTACTATTATCATGAAAAAGATAAGGGTTTAGCTGAAACTATCAATAAACAACTTGGGATTAACAACCCATTACCAAACAATGGGACTCGATTTGGTAATTTTTATGTCTTACGTGAAAACACTCAGCCTGCACTATTATTAGAACTAGGCTATCTAAATAATACGGTCGATCAAGCGACTGTTTACACAAATTCTTATCGTGCATTCGTTGTTGAAAGTATTTACCAAGCCTTGAACAACTATTTCTCTTCTTAA
- a CDS encoding TPM domain-containing protein, protein MEIDKKSTKFLYFLVVFGLTCLYFSPLKVMAVTEYPEPSTSFYVFDEANLLSPETEKFIIDTNKHYEDTTEQPQIVVATITSLDGDVIENYSEELFGKWGIGGDKLDNGVLILMAAKEREIRFEVGYGLEGPLTDSGTGAILDRNIEDLKNDNFDAALKNIFTETAIKVNKEYNFDSEEIFSGYQVDETAYDDENDGGMSTVFIILIIFFLVSSFFSGGSGGSGGRRSRSILPFLIGMSAGGGGRGGGFGGGGFGGGGSSGGGGSSRGF, encoded by the coding sequence GTGGAAATAGACAAGAAGAGTACTAAATTTTTATACTTTCTAGTCGTATTCGGTTTAACTTGCCTTTACTTTAGTCCACTAAAAGTAATGGCGGTTACTGAATATCCCGAACCATCAACAAGTTTTTACGTTTTTGACGAAGCAAATTTGTTATCACCAGAAACAGAAAAATTTATCATTGATACAAATAAACATTACGAAGATACGACTGAACAACCTCAAATTGTTGTTGCAACTATTACTAGCTTAGATGGCGATGTAATAGAAAATTATAGTGAAGAGTTATTTGGAAAATGGGGTATTGGTGGCGATAAATTAGACAATGGCGTACTAATTTTAATGGCTGCAAAAGAACGTGAGATTCGTTTTGAAGTTGGATATGGTTTAGAAGGTCCTTTGACAGATAGTGGGACAGGTGCTATCTTAGACCGGAATATTGAAGATTTAAAAAATGATAATTTTGATGCAGCTTTAAAAAATATTTTTACTGAGACAGCTATTAAAGTCAATAAAGAGTATAATTTTGATAGCGAGGAAATATTTTCGGGTTATCAAGTTGATGAAACAGCCTATGATGATGAAAATGACGGTGGTATGTCCACAGTTTTCATTATTTTAATCATTTTTTTCCTTGTAAGTAGCTTCTTTTCCGGTGGTAGTGGCGGTTCTGGTGGACGTCGTTCTAGAAGTATTTTGCCATTTCTAATTGGAATGTCTGCAGGCGGTGGCGGTCGAGGCGGTGGTTTTGGCGGCGGCGGTTTCGGCGGTGGAGGAAGCTCTGGCGGTGGTGGATCTAGTCGTGGATTTTAA
- the dtd gene encoding D-aminoacyl-tRNA deacylase encodes MRIVIQRSRQAEIRVNNETIAAIEYGLVLLIGIESDDTKEDVDYLVRKIIMMRIFSDESDKMNLSVRDINGSILSISQFTLHAETKKGNRPSFIQAAKPEIAVPLYELFNEGLRKNDLHVEQGVFGADMQVSLINDGPVTIMIDSKNK; translated from the coding sequence TTGAGAATTGTTATCCAAAGAAGTAGACAAGCAGAAATAAGGGTAAACAATGAAACGATAGCAGCTATTGAATATGGCTTAGTATTATTAATAGGAATTGAATCGGATGATACGAAAGAAGATGTTGATTACTTGGTTCGAAAAATAATAATGATGCGTATTTTCTCAGACGAATCGGATAAAATGAATTTGTCTGTTAGAGATATTAACGGTTCTATTTTATCTATTTCTCAATTTACATTACATGCAGAAACAAAAAAAGGAAACCGTCCGAGTTTTATTCAAGCAGCGAAACCAGAAATAGCTGTTCCTTTGTATGAATTATTCAATGAAGGATTAAGAAAAAATGATTTACACGTTGAGCAGGGTGTTTTTGGTGCAGATATGCAAGTTTCTTTAATAAACGATGGTCCAGTTACAATTATGATTGATAGTAAAAATAAATAA
- a CDS encoding pyruvate, water dikinase regulatory protein — MEKQKKINLYIISDSVGGTANNLGQAAMSQFPGVDANVSAYPFIRGEDTLYSILEKAHKDNALVIHTLISPTLTNLIISYCEDHDLFCFDVINPVVKEIEQRTSTKPLEEPGILHQLNDNYFDRISAIEFAVKYDDGRDPKGFLEADIVLLGISRTSKTPLSMFLANQNYKVANLPLVPEAHIPETLWKVNPKKIVGLTNDRHVLNSIRRERMIAYGLNPETGYSKIDRIDEELVFAKKLYDQLDCLVINVATKSIEETAAIIVNTLQLDSKKRTF, encoded by the coding sequence TTGGAAAAACAAAAAAAGATTAACCTATATATTATTTCAGATTCTGTTGGTGGAACAGCCAACAACTTAGGACAAGCAGCTATGTCTCAATTCCCAGGCGTCGATGCAAATGTCTCAGCCTATCCTTTTATTAGGGGAGAAGATACACTTTATTCAATTCTTGAAAAAGCTCATAAAGATAATGCCTTAGTTATCCATACCTTAATATCTCCTACATTAACTAATCTGATTATTTCCTATTGTGAAGACCATGATTTATTTTGTTTTGATGTCATTAACCCGGTCGTTAAAGAAATTGAACAACGGACAAGTACTAAACCTTTGGAAGAACCAGGAATACTGCATCAATTAAATGACAATTACTTTGATCGTATCAGCGCAATTGAATTTGCCGTTAAATACGATGATGGTCGAGATCCAAAAGGCTTTTTAGAAGCTGATATTGTCTTATTGGGTATTTCGCGTACCTCTAAAACACCTTTAAGTATGTTTTTGGCAAATCAAAACTATAAAGTTGCTAATCTACCTTTGGTTCCTGAAGCTCACATTCCTGAGACTTTATGGAAAGTTAACCCCAAAAAAATTGTTGGGTTAACAAATGATCGACATGTATTAAATAGTATCAGAAGAGAACGCATGATTGCATATGGATTAAATCCCGAAACAGGTTATTCAAAAATCGACCGCATTGATGAAGAATTAGTTTTCGCAAAAAAATTATACGATCAACTAGATTGTTTAGTTATTAATGTTGCAACAAAATCAATCGAAGAGACTGCCGCTATTATCGTTAACACATTACAGTTGGATTCTAAAAAAAGAACATTTTAA
- a CDS encoding LemA family protein — protein MKKGMKIAIGVILALVILVVPFIGSYNGLVQEESNVDVAWSQVESQLQRRNDLIPNLVNSVKGVMTQEQTVFGDIADARAKLAGAGSVEETIDSNNEVSSALSRLLVVVENYPDLKSNQNVTALMDELAGTENRVAVERKRYNEAVQGYNNKVKRFPGSIIASITGFDSKPYFEAVAGAEVAPEVNFD, from the coding sequence ATGAAAAAAGGAATGAAAATAGCTATTGGTGTTATCCTAGCTTTAGTAATACTAGTTGTGCCCTTTATTGGTTCATATAATGGTTTAGTACAAGAAGAAAGTAATGTTGATGTTGCATGGTCCCAAGTGGAATCACAGTTACAAAGAAGAAACGATTTGATTCCTAATCTTGTTAACTCAGTAAAAGGTGTTATGACACAAGAACAAACTGTTTTTGGAGATATTGCTGATGCACGAGCTAAGTTAGCTGGCGCTGGCTCAGTTGAAGAAACAATAGATTCAAATAATGAAGTGTCTTCAGCTTTATCTCGTTTATTAGTTGTTGTTGAAAATTATCCCGATTTAAAATCGAATCAAAATGTTACAGCACTAATGGATGAATTAGCAGGGACAGAAAATCGAGTAGCAGTTGAGAGAAAAAGGTACAATGAAGCTGTTCAAGGATACAATAACAAAGTTAAACGTTTCCCTGGATCTATTATTGCAAGTATTACTGGTTTTGATTCAAAACCATATTTTGAAGCTGTAGCTGGAGCTGAAGTAGCTCCAGAAGTAAATTTCGACTAA
- the hisS gene encoding histidine--tRNA ligase codes for MQIQRPKGTADLLPSNSLKWQYIEETAKVILGDYQFSEIRTPIFESYDLFSRGVGETSDIVSKEMYDFHDKGKRHMSLRPEGTASVVRAYVENKLFGPEYAKPYKVYYMGPMFRYERPQGGRMRQFHQLGVEVFGSMNPAIDVETMSLAMDLFNELGLKHFSLIINSLGDKESRKAYREALIAYLEPHFDQLSEESQIRLHKNPLRVLDSKNKNDQEIVKDAPSILDYLNEESKNHFEAVKKMLDVLAIPYQIDSNMVRGLDYYNHTIFEIMSDAPGFGAITTICAGGRYDGLVEEIGGPTTPGFGFALGLERLILTLEAEEIEIPNAHEVDVYVVGLGESTSIETLKLVQTIRQAGFSADRDYFDRKAKAQFKTASKLNAKVVLTIGEDELSNGEVNFKVMKNNTESSVKLKEIYKDFEKVFNVKTTDMTAFNDFFNKEK; via the coding sequence ATGCAAATTCAAAGACCAAAAGGAACAGCTGACTTGTTGCCGTCTAATTCATTAAAATGGCAGTATATAGAAGAAACAGCAAAAGTCATTTTAGGAGATTATCAATTTAGCGAAATTAGAACACCAATTTTTGAAAGTTATGACCTATTTTCAAGAGGAGTAGGGGAGACAAGTGATATTGTTTCTAAAGAAATGTATGATTTTCACGATAAAGGCAAACGCCATATGTCTCTTCGTCCAGAGGGGACAGCTTCAGTTGTTCGTGCTTACGTTGAAAATAAATTATTTGGACCAGAATATGCAAAACCCTATAAAGTTTATTATATGGGACCAATGTTTCGTTATGAACGACCACAAGGCGGTCGTATGAGGCAATTCCATCAATTAGGTGTTGAGGTATTCGGTAGCATGAATCCGGCGATTGACGTTGAAACGATGTCGCTAGCAATGGATTTGTTTAATGAGCTTGGTTTAAAACACTTCTCTTTAATCATTAATTCGCTTGGAGATAAAGAAAGTAGAAAAGCTTACCGTGAAGCACTAATTGCTTATTTGGAACCACATTTTGATCAATTAAGTGAAGAGTCACAAATTAGATTGCATAAAAATCCTTTGCGCGTGTTAGATAGTAAAAATAAAAATGATCAAGAGATCGTTAAAGATGCTCCTTCTATTTTAGATTATTTAAACGAAGAATCAAAAAATCACTTTGAAGCGGTAAAAAAAATGTTAGATGTATTAGCCATTCCTTACCAAATTGATAGCAATATGGTAAGGGGATTAGATTATTACAACCATACTATTTTTGAAATCATGAGTGATGCGCCTGGATTTGGAGCCATTACAACGATCTGTGCTGGTGGGCGATACGATGGTCTTGTAGAAGAAATTGGAGGACCTACTACTCCTGGATTTGGTTTCGCTTTAGGTTTAGAAAGATTAATCTTAACTTTAGAAGCAGAAGAAATTGAGATACCTAATGCACACGAAGTAGATGTTTACGTTGTTGGCTTAGGAGAATCAACAAGTATTGAGACATTAAAATTAGTGCAAACGATTCGTCAAGCAGGATTTTCTGCAGATCGGGATTATTTTGATCGAAAAGCAAAAGCTCAATTTAAAACAGCTTCTAAGTTAAATGCTAAAGTTGTTTTGACAATTGGTGAAGATGAGTTAAGTAATGGGGAAGTTAACTTTAAAGTGATGAAAAACAATACGGAATCAAGTGTAAAATTAAAAGAGATTTATAAAGATTTCGAAAAAGTGTTTAATGTGAAGACAACAGACATGACAGCATTTAACGATTTTTTTAATAAAGAAAAATAG
- a CDS encoding deoxyribonuclease IV, with protein MDLLGSHVSMSGKKMLLGSAQDAANYHSTTFMIYTGAPQNTRRKSIEEMNIEEGTAYMQEHGISNIVVHAPYIINLGNTLKPENFAFGIEFLKAEIIRAEALGARQITMHPGAHVGEGAPAAIKQIIKGLNEVLHKDQLVQIALETMAGKGTEIGRSFEELAEIISGVTMSDKLSVTMDTCHISDAGYDVKTNFDGVLQEFDDVIGLDKLKVIHVNDSKNPQGSHKDRHANIGFGTIGFEALNAVVHHPKLKLLPKILETPFVGEDKKNKLAPYGHEIKMLRSQEFNPDLLEDILKQRDY; from the coding sequence ATGGATTTATTAGGATCGCATGTATCAATGAGTGGTAAGAAAATGTTGTTAGGTTCCGCACAAGATGCTGCGAATTATCATTCAACTACCTTTATGATTTATACTGGTGCACCACAAAATACGAGAAGAAAATCAATAGAAGAGATGAATATTGAGGAAGGCACCGCTTATATGCAAGAACATGGAATATCGAATATAGTTGTTCATGCTCCTTATATTATTAATCTAGGAAATACGTTGAAACCTGAAAATTTTGCTTTTGGTATCGAATTTTTGAAAGCAGAAATAATACGTGCAGAAGCTTTAGGTGCTAGACAAATTACGATGCACCCTGGCGCTCACGTTGGTGAAGGGGCTCCAGCAGCAATCAAACAAATTATTAAAGGGTTAAATGAAGTACTTCATAAAGATCAATTGGTACAAATTGCTTTAGAAACAATGGCTGGAAAAGGGACAGAGATAGGTCGTTCTTTTGAAGAGTTAGCTGAGATTATTTCTGGAGTTACGATGAGTGATAAGCTGTCGGTCACGATGGACACTTGTCATATCAGCGATGCGGGATATGATGTTAAAACTAATTTCGATGGTGTTTTACAAGAGTTTGATGATGTTATAGGGCTAGATAAATTAAAGGTTATTCACGTAAATGATTCAAAAAATCCACAAGGTAGCCATAAAGATCGCCATGCGAATATAGGTTTTGGAACAATAGGCTTCGAGGCTTTAAATGCTGTGGTCCACCACCCAAAGCTAAAGTTATTACCAAAAATATTAGAAACTCCCTTTGTTGGAGAAGATAAAAAAAATAAATTAGCTCCTTATGGACACGAAATAAAGATGTTAAGATCACAAGAATTTAATCCTGATTTATTAGAAGATATTTTAAAGCAAAGAGACTATTAA